In the Garciella nitratireducens DSM 15102 genome, CTGCTCTTGCAATCCCTTGTAAATCAATTCCTCCGTGCTTATAAAAACGTTCGTCCTCAATAGCAATAAACGCATTTCTTACATGTTGAGGAATTTTACTGATCTCTACTACTTCTCTTTTTTCACTCCCCTGCAAAGTTTCATAGGGTTGTCCATTACTATCTAAGACCATAGCAGGCTCTGCATAAGTAAATTTATTTAAATCCAACTCTGGGGCTTGTATGATTGTATATATTGTCCATCCACCAACCATTAAAAATACAGCTAACATCATTCCTAAAATGATTTTTAAAATCACGGATGATTTCTTTTTCATTTGTACTCCTCCATTATAGAATCAATCCTAAAATTTTTAATTCTTTGAAAAATTTTTATCTTATCTGTAAATTATAACATATCCTTAAAAATTAATTCAGTATAAAACATAAAAAGGAAAATCATCGAGTCTTTTTCTTAAGAATCATTTTCTTTTATTTTTCTTATACTATATAATAGAATAAAACTACATTCAAGATTTAAGGAGGAATTTTTATGTCTCACTTTATCGAACTAGATCCAAAGCAACTACAAAAAAATCCCTTTCAACTAATTGGAGAGGACTGGATGTTAGTCACAGCTCAAAAAGACGGTAAAGCAAATACTATGACCGCTAGCTGGGGAGGAGTAGGTATTTTATGGGGAAAAAATATTGCTTTTATTGTACTGCGTCCTCAACGTTATACTAAAACATTTATAGATCATTCTCAAAAATTTTCCTTAAGTTTTTTTGATGATAAATACAAAAAAATCTTAAGTTATCTTGGAAGCGTATCTGGTAGAGAAGAAGATAAAATTGCAAAGTCCAATCTCACTTTAATCCATGAAAATAATATCCCTTATTTTGAAGAAGCAAAAATGAGTATTTTCTGCAAAAAACTTTATGTTCAAGAATTTCAACCAGAATGTATCTTAGACAAAGAAATTGATGAAAAATGGTATCCTGATAAAGACTACCATACCATGTATGTCGGAGAAATTACTAAAATTTTAAT is a window encoding:
- a CDS encoding flavin reductase family protein, which encodes MSHFIELDPKQLQKNPFQLIGEDWMLVTAQKDGKANTMTASWGGVGILWGKNIAFIVLRPQRYTKTFIDHSQKFSLSFFDDKYKKILSYLGSVSGREEDKIAKSNLTLIHENNIPYFEEAKMSIFCKKLYVQEFQPECILDKEIDEKWYPDKDYHTMYVGEITKILIKKEK